The Anaerobaca lacustris sequence AACATCGTGGTCCCGCCGGCCGACCGCAGCAGCCAGCGGAAGTTGCCCCCACTGCGCAGCTCGGGGTGGACCAGCCAGGTCGAGTCGCCGGCGCGGGCGTTGAAGATCGCGTGATGGTCGCCGGTATTCTCACACTTGGCCCATGCCGCCAGCGTGATCGCCGAGGTGGGAATGTTCTCGGGCGCGATGCTCGGCCCGTCCAGGTCAAGGTACCCGCCGCCGGCAAACCTGGCGGCGCCGCCGTACAGGCCGTCCGGGTCGGGCGTGACGTCGCCTGTGACGGCGCCGTTGTGGCCGTTGCCGGACAGGTCCATGACCACGTCCGTGAATTCATCGAAGGAGTAGTAGATGATCAGAGCCGGGTCTGTGCCCAGACTGGCGGCATGAGCGGCCGAGACCGCCGCCAGGACCAGAAAAGCGAGAAGCATCGGTTTCTTCGACATGATAGTCCTCCTTCAGAAAATACCTGTGACCGGATACTGGCTATGCAAGCCAACGTTGATGGCATTTTTGAAACGGTCCCGCAGCGGACAGGAGTCATGGCATCGGGAATGGATAGACGGGGACTCTCATGCCCCCCCGCACAGTGCCTCGTGCCTCCTCGGTCTGTCATGCCCTGGACCGGCACGCCTTGCATCGAGACCTCCGACCCGAACGCAAACCCGGACCCACCTTCGCACCTTGCGGCAGCCGCGCCGCCAGGACGCAAACGGGCCCCGAAAACATACGCTCCCAGACTACTCAAGTCATATCACATCGGCCGGCGGCAGACAAGAAAAAAACCGCCCCTCCGGGGCGCCGGCGCGAGGATCAGCGGATCAGCTTGATGATTTCGGCCAGGTCGTTGGGGACCTCGACGGGGGCGTTGCTGAATTCGCCCAGCCTGTCCTTGTGGTAGTTGACGGTGACGTTCGGGTCCTTCAGCGCGTGGCCGGTCAGGACGCAGGCGACGCCGACCTCGGGCCTGGTCGAGCAACGACGCCTGTTCGCGAGGCTCCGCCCATGATATCGTGCGAGATAGCGGTTCTGCCGTCGTGAATGAGATTCGTGAGGAATCGCCTCGCTGGGCGATTGATTCTCATCGCAATGTGGACTATAATAGCTACCCAAACCAACATATATGGGAGTCTACCATGCGAACCGTACAGATGACACTCGACGAAGACCTGTTGGCTTCGGTCGACAAGGCGGCGAAGAAACTCAAGACCACGCGATCGGGCTTCACTCGCATAGCGCTGCGCGACGCGCTGAATCGCCTCAGCACCAGTCGCCTTGAGCAGAAGCACAGGCGGGGATATGAGCGGCGACCGGTACAGAAGGGCGAATTCGACGTTTGGGAGAAGGAACAAGCATGGGGCGATTGATGAGACGAGGAGAGGTCCGCTGGTACAAATTCCACCCGCCGGATAAGCGACGGCCCGTGGTCATCCTGACCCGGAATTCCATCATCGAATACCTCGGTGAGCTTACAGTAGCCCCGGTCACGACCACGATTCGCGATATTCCAACCCAGGTCGTGCTATCGGAACACGATGGAATGGCGAGACAGTGCGCGATTGACTGCGATCACATCCAGACGGTCGCCAAGGGCAAGATCGGCCCGACGATCACAACGCTCCACGCCGACAGGATGGAAGAGGTCGGACAGGCCGTCGCCTTTGCGCTGGAACTGTAGGCATGAACGGCCATCAGAAGATAGGGTTGTCATGCTCCCTGATCATGCAGATAATTGAGGAAGACCTGTGCTCTCTCGCTCGACTCAATTCTCCTGATCGACGACCTGTTCATGGACTTGCGGTATCCGAGTATGTCAGCCACTTCGTCTGAAGGATAGTAGTTGCTGCCTCGCCTATTTTCTGGCCCACTCAGTTGAACAGGCGTATTGAAGACCCTGCTATGTTCCGGATCGCCTACAACTATGACCTGATCCATACAGTGATGTACAAAATGGGCGTTGCCAGCAACCATCGCCTGCGTCTCCGCAGAAAGTTCGGTAGGATCGGCATACGTAATGGATTGCCGTACCACGATGTAAGCAAAGAAGTACAGACCTGCCACATCACGCTCATTCACGAAAGCGGCGTAGAAAACGATAATATCGCCAGCCACCATGCTGGACAGTGTGTTGTAGTTCTTCTCTGTTGTGCCATTACTGTTTTGTCGGGGCGAACCATAGGACGGTGTGCAGAATTCCGGATCAGCGTGGACAATCCTCTTCCGTAGCCTTGCGGGAACGTATTGCCACACGGGTCGGCCCATCCAGGTGAAGGCACCATATGTGATGGCCATATCGTCAACTACCTGGTCGCATTCCGGGATTGGAATGAACAGGTAGCGATCCTGGAATATCGGGCTGCGAAAACCACCGCCAGCACGTGTAGTGTCTGCCCCAACTCTGAGCAGGTACATCGTCATAGTACACCTCCGATTCCGTAGAATCGGGTCGCAGCCACATCGAATTTCGGAGACGGATCAGCGGATCAGTTTGATGATTTCGGCCAGGTCGTTGGGGACCTCGATGGGGGCGTTGCTGAATTCGCCCAGCCTGTCCTTGTGGTAGTTGACGGTGACGTTCGGGTCCTTCAGCGCGTGGCCGGTCAGGACGCAGGCGACGCGGTCGTCTTTGGCGACCGTCCCGCGAGCCAGCAGGTGCTTGAGCCCGGCGATGGTCGCGGCCGAGGCCGGTTCGCAGCCCAGGCCGTACTTGCCGATCAGTGCCTTGGCGTCGCAGATCTCCTCATCCGTCACCGCCAGGACGACGCCGTCGCAGACGTCGATCGCGCGGAGACACTTCTTGAGGTTCACCGGCCGGGAGATCTCGATGGCGGACGCGCACGTGTGCGGCGAGAAGTGCCGCGCCGTCAGGTCGGCGTAGTAGTCGTCGATGATCCTCTGGTCCACGTTTCCGCCGTTCCAGACGAGTTTCTTGTTGTTGACCAGGTCGGTCAGCGTGTCGGCGCCGGTGGCGTTGACGATCGCCAGGCGCGGGACGCGGTCGATCAGGCCGAGCTGCTTGAGTTCCAGAAACGCCTTGCCGAACGCGCTGGAGTTGCCGAGGTTGCCGCCGGGCACGACGATCCAGTCGGGCGCCTCCCAGCCGAGGGCCTCGATGATGCGGTACATGATCGTCTTCTGGCCCTCCAGCCGGAACGGGTTCAGCGAGTTGAGCAGATACAGCCCCAGCTCGGTGCAGACGGCCTGCACCTGCCTCATACAGTCGTCGAAGTCGCCGGCGATCTGGATCGTCTGCGCCCCGTAGTCCATCGCCTGGCTGAGCTTGCCGAACGCGATCCGCCCGCTGCCGATGAACACCGTGCACTTCAGTCCGCAACTGTGGGCGTACAGCGCCACCGACGCCGATGTATTGCCCGTCGAGGCGCAGGCACACGAGGTCGCCCCAACCATCATCGCGTGGCTGAACGCGGCCGTCATGCCGTTGTCCTTGAACGAGCCCGATGGGTTCAGGCCTTCGTACTGGAGGTGCAGCGCATCGGGCTTCATGCCCAGGTGCTCGGCGATGGCGCAATTCTGCTGGAGGATCGTCTGGCCCTCGCCGATGGTGACCTTGTGTTCGTCGGGGCAGAAGTCCAGCAGCTCGCGGAACCGCCACACGCCGGACAAGTCCAGCCGCCGGTCGCGCGTGGCCCACCGCTTGCCGAACTCGCTCAGCTTGTCCGGCACGGCTACCCGGTCCCAGTCATACTGCGCGTCGAGCAGATCCCCGCACTGGGGGCACTTGAAAATCGCCTGCCCGCAGTCGAACTCGGCCCCACACGCCGGATTGATACACCTCTGAAACGCCGCATCAGCCATGTCCAATTCTCCAATCCAAAAATAGCCCCGGCATTATAGCCCCCCCGCCCCGCGCCCGCCAGCCGCAAAAACCCCTTGACACCGACGCGATTCGGCCGTAGACTCGACCCAGACGTGCGAAGGGACGCCATATGCCTGGAGAGGCCCCCACAACCCGGCAAATCTCCCCAACGCCGCACCACGCGGCGCCC is a genomic window containing:
- a CDS encoding type II toxin-antitoxin system PemK/MazF family toxin, which produces MRRGEVRWYKFHPPDKRRPVVILTRNSIIEYLGELTVAPVTTTIRDIPTQVVLSEHDGMARQCAIDCDHIQTVAKGKIGPTITTLHADRMEEVGQAVAFALEL
- the thrC gene encoding threonine synthase, which produces MADAAFQRCINPACGAEFDCGQAIFKCPQCGDLLDAQYDWDRVAVPDKLSEFGKRWATRDRRLDLSGVWRFRELLDFCPDEHKVTIGEGQTILQQNCAIAEHLGMKPDALHLQYEGLNPSGSFKDNGMTAAFSHAMMVGATSCACASTGNTSASVALYAHSCGLKCTVFIGSGRIAFGKLSQAMDYGAQTIQIAGDFDDCMRQVQAVCTELGLYLLNSLNPFRLEGQKTIMYRIIEALGWEAPDWIVVPGGNLGNSSAFGKAFLELKQLGLIDRVPRLAIVNATGADTLTDLVNNKKLVWNGGNVDQRIIDDYYADLTARHFSPHTCASAIEISRPVNLKKCLRAIDVCDGVVLAVTDEEICDAKALIGKYGLGCEPASAATIAGLKHLLARGTVAKDDRVACVLTGHALKDPNVTVNYHKDRLGEFSNAPIEVPNDLAEIIKLIR
- a CDS encoding ribbon-helix-helix domain-containing protein — encoded protein: MRTVQMTLDEDLLASVDKAAKKLKTTRSGFTRIALRDALNRLSTSRLEQKHRRGYERRPVQKGEFDVWEKEQAWGD